In Helianthus annuus cultivar XRQ/B chromosome 9, HanXRQr2.0-SUNRISE, whole genome shotgun sequence, the following are encoded in one genomic region:
- the LOC110877810 gene encoding peptidyl-prolyl cis-trans isomerase CYP57 has translation MSSIYVSEPPTKGKVILHTNYGPLDIELWPKEAPKAVRNFVQLCVDGYYDGTIFHRIIKSFMVQGGDPTGTGTGGESIYGGTFADEFHTRLRFNHRGLVACANSNAPNTNGSQFFMTLDRCDWLDRKHTIFGKVTGDSLYNLLNMGDIETDKDDRPVDSPPKILSIEMLWNPFDDVFPRAAPAKSLPSSTMETDNKDTKKKATKKLNLLSFGEEAEEEEKELAAVNIKIKSSHDVLNDPRLLKEENARDNSNPEEDKARRDLQMSVREALSSKKEDQPKEIDADSADENDDDEASFDVRMRQQILKKKMELGDMPTKKKEHKESSKPRSREKSPPRSRAESPDDGPKVNKLSIKKKGIGSEVRAERMANADADLQLLNPHERERQLMKQKKRRRQGHEEDMLAKLEKIKNLFTRPSSANDDSEGKNEDDSEDWTKSKLKFAPDKDNMSRRNDPNDYVVVDPLLEKGKEKFNKMQAKLKKREREWAGKSLT, from the exons ATGTCGTCAATCTACGTATCGGAGCCTCCCACAAAGGGCAAGGTTATCCTGCACACGAATTACGGGCCGCTTGACATCGAGTTATGGCCAAAAGAGGCGCCCAAAGCCGTCAGAAACTTCGTTCAGTTGTGCGTTGATGGGTACTATGATGGCACTATTTTTCATCGGATTATTAAGTCGTTCATGGTTCAAGGTGGTGATCCTACCGGTACTGGCACAG GTGGTGAAAGTATATATGGCGGGACATTCGCTGACGAGTTCCATACCCGTCTACGATTCAATCACAGGGGATTAGTCGCATGTGCAAATTCCAACGCACCAAACACAAACGGAAGTCAATTCTTTATGACCCTCGATCGTTGTGATTGGCTCGACAGAAAGCATACCATATTTGGCAAG GTCACCGGAGACTCATTATATAACCTGTTAAATATGGGTGATATTGAAACTGATAAAGATGACCGTCCCGTTGATTCTCCTCCAAAAATCCTTTCTATCGAG ATGTTGTGGAACCCATTTGACGATGTTTTTCCAAGAGCAGCACCTGCTAAATCTTTACCATCATCTACAATGGAAACCGACAACAAAGATACAAAAAAGAAGGCTACAAA AAAGTTGAATTTGTTGTCGTTTggagaagaagcagaagaagaGGAGAAAGAACTGGCAGCGGTGAATATCAAGATAAAAAGTAGCCATGATGTATTGAATGATCCTCGTCTTTTGAAAGAAGAAAATGCAAGAGATAAttca AATCCAGAAGAAGATAAAGCAAGAAGAGATTTACAAATGAGCGTTAGAGAAGCTTTAAGCTCTAAGAAGGAAGATCAACCAAAGGAAATAGATGCTGACTCAGCAGACGAAAACGATGATGACGAGGCAAGCTTTGATGTACGCATGCGTCAACAGATACTTAAAAAGAAAATGGAGCTTGGGGACATGCCAACTAAGAAAAAAGAGCACAAAG AGAGTTCAAAGCCTAGGAGCCGTGAAAAGTCTCCACCAAG ATCAAGAGCCGAAAGCCCTGATGATGGGCCCAAAGTGAATAAGTTGTCCATAAAGAAAAAAGGAATTGGATCCGAAGTGAGAGCCGAACGTATGGCCAATGCTGATGCAGACTTGCAGCTTTTGAATCCACATGAAAGAGAAAGACAACTAATGAAGCAGAAGAAACGCAGACGTCAAGGACATGAAGAAGAT ATGCTAGCCAAActagaaaagatcaaaaacttgtttactCGACCTTCATCGGCTAATGATGACTCCGAGGGTAAAAATGAAGATGACTCGGAGGACTGGACTAAAAGCAAGCTGAAGTTTGCACCTGATAAG GATAACATGTCACGTAGGAATGATCCAAATGACTATGTGGTGGTTGACCCTCTTTTGgagaaaggaaaagaaaaattCAACAAGATGCAAGCAAAGCTAAAGAAAAGAGAACGGGAATGGGCCGGCAAATCTCTTACATGA